Genomic window (Prosthecochloris aestuarii DSM 271):
CCCGGTGACCGCTGCCGTGATCGCTGAACTCAACGGGGCATCAGGAATCGTCTGCCACCTGCGTGAAGACCGCCGCCACATCAAAGACCGCGACCTGGAACGCCTCCGTGAAGCCGTCACAACAAGACTTGATCTTGAAATGGCAATGACCACTGAAATGCAGCACATCGCTATCAGGACCAAACCGGAACTCATCACGCTTGTCCCTGAAAAACGCGAAGAACTCACCACTGAAGGCGGATTTGACATCATTCGTCACTATGACACCCTCTGCAGGTATATCAAACCCGTTCAGGACGCAGGCATCGAAGTCAGCATCTTCATCGAACCCGAAGAAGAAGCCATCGAACGAGCAGCATCTGCAGGAGCCGAGATCGTCGAACTGCATACCGGCCCCTACTCGCTCAAAAAAACGCCTGCAGAACTTGAAACCGAACTGATGAGAATCCGCAAAGCAGCAACCTTCGCCCGCAGCCGAGGGCTGCGCGTCGTCGCCGGTCACGGGCTCGACTATTTCAATATCGTCCCCTTCAGAACAATTGAAGAGATCGAAGAAGTCAGCATCGGCCATGCGCTGATAGCACGCGCTGCACTCGTCGGCATGGAAACCGCCGTGCGTGACATGCTTCGAATTATCAACTGAAAGCAATCTCTGAAACCTGTTCAACCGGAACACGACCAATGACCGCATCAAGAGCAGAAAAAACAGCCATCGTGCTGGCAACAAACAACCCGGACAAAGTGCGGGAAATAAAACCCATGCTCATGGGTCTTTCGTCAAGCGTCCAGGTCTACTCACTCAGTGATCTCGGCGTCGATAGAGCTATAGAAGAAACCGAATCGACACTCGAGGGCAATGCAAAGCTCAAAGCAGACGCCATCTTCAACCATCTTTCAGACCGCTTTGAAAACCTCATCAGCCTTGCAGACGACACAGGGCTCGAAGTAGACGCCCTCAAGGGTGCACCG
Coding sequences:
- a CDS encoding pyridoxine 5'-phosphate synthase, which produces MRLAVNVDHIATLRNARNASLPDPVTAAVIAELNGASGIVCHLREDRRHIKDRDLERLREAVTTRLDLEMAMTTEMQHIAIRTKPELITLVPEKREELTTEGGFDIIRHYDTLCRYIKPVQDAGIEVSIFIEPEEEAIERAASAGAEIVELHTGPYSLKKTPAELETELMRIRKAATFARSRGLRVVAGHGLDYFNIVPFRTIEEIEEVSIGHALIARAALVGMETAVRDMLRIIN